The proteins below are encoded in one region of Silene latifolia isolate original U9 population chromosome 2, ASM4854445v1, whole genome shotgun sequence:
- the LOC141629663 gene encoding F-box protein SNE isoform X1, with the protein MSNQKASNDNAVTERRSKTRRFSINENRDILVEVLKRLDGRTLGVAACVCRLWCHLATLDDSIWEHVCFRPVSPPGVRTLVVALGGYKRLYMLCVGPVLGRVGPVWSKQGAQLLLSLFCVDYYEKLGAVASGTDTNSSNTASSLLFLCKPVNV; encoded by the coding sequence atgtcaAACCAAAAAGCATCAAACGACAATGCTGTAACCGAGAGGCGTTCCAAAACGAGGCGCTTCAGCATAAATGAGAACAGGGATATACTAGTGGAAGTACTAAAGAGGTTAGACGGTCGGACCTTAGGAGTGGCGGCATGCGTGTGTCGACTATGGTGCCATCTTGCCACGTTGGATGATTCTATATGGGAACACGTGTGTTTCAGACCCGTGTCGCCTCCAGGGGTGCGGACACTAGTGGTTGCACTCGGGGGGTATAAGCGTCTTTACATGTTATGTGTTGGGCCGGTGCTTGGTCGGGTCGGCCCGGTTTGGAGTAAGCAGGGTGCTCAGCTCTTGTTGTCCTTGTTTTGTGTTGATTATTACGAGAAGTTAGGTGCTGTTGCTAGCGGGACTGATACCAACTCGTCTAACACGGCTagctctcttttgttcttgtgtaAGCCCGTCAATGTTTGA
- the LOC141629663 gene encoding F-box protein SNE isoform X2 — MSNQKASNDNAVTERRSKTRRFSINENRDILVEVLKRLDGRTLGVAACVCRLWCHLATLDDSIWEHVCFRPVSPPGVRTLVVALGGYKRLYMLCVGPVLGRVGPVWSKQGAQLLLSLFCVDYYEKLGAVASGTDTNSSNTASSLLFL; from the exons atgtcaAACCAAAAAGCATCAAACGACAATGCTGTAACCGAGAGGCGTTCCAAAACGAGGCGCTTCAGCATAAATGAGAACAGGGATATACTAGTGGAAGTACTAAAGAGGTTAGACGGTCGGACCTTAGGAGTGGCGGCATGCGTGTGTCGACTATGGTGCCATCTTGCCACGTTGGATGATTCTATATGGGAACACGTGTGTTTCAGACCCGTGTCGCCTCCAGGGGTGCGGACACTAGTGGTTGCACTCGGGGGGTATAAGCGTCTTTACATGTTATGTGTTGGGCCGGTGCTTGGTCGGGTCGGCCCGGTTTGGAGTAAGCAGGGTGCTCAGCTCTTGTTGTCCTTGTTTTGTGTTGATTATTACGAGAAGTTAGGTGCTGTTGCTAGCGGGACTGATACCAACTCGTCTAACACGGCTagctctcttttgttcttgt AA